CGAGGGGCTCACCGGCCGTACGGCCGTGCGGGTCCCACGGCCCGAGGGGCCTCACCGGTCGTGTGAGTCCCTCGCCCGACTGGTTTCACGGTCCTACGGCCGTGGGGGTCCCGCGGACCGACCGGTCGCCGACCGGACCGGCCGGTGGGCCTCGTCGGCCTACAGCCGTGCGGGTTTCGCGGCACTGCGGGTCCCGTCGGTCGCGGCCGTGCGGGTTCCGCAGTGCGGTGGGTCTCGTCGGTCATGGCCGCGCGGGTTCCGCAGTGCGGTGGGTCTCGTCGGTCACGGCCGTGCGGGTCTCGCAGGACCAGGGCCCGGACCGTCTCGCCGGTCCGCAAGCGTGTGGGCCCCCTACGCAGTGGGTCCCATGGGCCCGACCGGCCTCAGCGGCCACACCTACGCAGAGTCAGCGATGTCTCGGCACTCGCTCCCCGCCGCTTCCCACGCGGCGCGTACCTTCGCCCGATCTCGTCCCCGGAGAACCACCTCTCATGGCACCACGTACCAGCCGGCGCTCGAACCGACGGTCCGCCGCCGGACAGCCCGCCCACTCGTCAGGCGGCCACGCCGCGTCGTCCGCTCCACCGGCGACGGAGGACGCCTCGGAAGGTGAGCCGGCCGCCGGGCCGCGCAGTCCCGGGCGGCGGGCCTCCGGGCGGCGGTCCGGCCCCCGCCAGGGCCGGGGCCGGGCCCCGGGGCGCGCGGGCGGCGGCTCCGCACACGCCGCATCACCGTCCCCCGAACGCCGGCGTCTGGTGTCGCTCCGGCTGCGCCATCTGCTGCCGCTCGTCGTGCTCCTCGCGATGATGGCGATGCTGATGCTGCGCGGCTACGTGCACAGCGAGATCCTCGCCGACTACCGCATCCGCCCCGAGGCCGCCGCCGACAAGGTGCCGCAGTCGGTCCTCGACGGCGGGCCGGTCGTCGACACCCGCAACGGGCAGCAGACCAGTCTGGACGTGCCCGACCGCCGGATCGTGCTCACCTTCGACGACGGCCCCGACCCGGAGTGGACCCCCGAGGTTCTCGACGTCCTGAAGAAGCATCACGTGCACGCCGTCTTCTTCATCACCGGCACCATGGCCTCCCGCTACCCGGACCTGGTCCGGCGGATGGTCGACGAGGGCCACGAGATCGGCCTGCACACCTTCAACCACCCCGACCTCTCCTACCAGTCGAAGAAGCGCATCGACTGGGAGCTGACCCAGAACCAGCTGGCCCTGGCGGGCGCCGCGGGCATCCGGACGTCCCTCTTCCGGCCGCCCTACTCCTCCAGCACGGACGCCCTCGACAACGCCTCCTGGCCGGTCACGCAGTACGTCGGCACCCGCGGCTACCTCACCGTCTTCACCACCGCGGACAGCGAGGACTGGCGCAGGCCCGGGGTGCGGCAGATCATCCGCAACGCCACGCCCCGGGGCGGCCAGGGCGCGATCGTCCTCATGCACGACTCCGGCGGCGACCGCCATCAGACGGTCCAGGCGCTCGACACCTACCTCCCCGAACTCCAGGGCAAGGGCTACCGGTTCGAGAACCTCACCGAGGCCCTGGAGGCGCCGAGCGCACACACCCCCGTCACCGGGACCGACCTGTGGAAGGGCAAGGCCTGGGTCTTCCTGGTCGAGGCCTCCGACGACGCCACCGGCGTCCTGGTCGTCGGTCTCGCCGTCATCGGCGTGCTCGTCTTCGCCCGTTTCGGGCTGATGCTCCTGCTCTCCGCGATGCACACCCGCCGTACCCGCCGCAAGGGCTTCGTCTGGGGACCCGACGCGCCCGTCACCGAACCGGCGTCGGTACTCGTCCCGGCCTACAACGAGGCCAAGTGCATCGAGAGCACGGTCCGTTCGCTGATGAAAAGCGAGCACCCGATCGAGATCCTCGTCATCGACGACGGCTCCAGCGACGGCACCGCCCGCATCGTCGAGGACCTGCATCTGCCCGGTGTCCGCGTCGTCCGGCAGCTCAACGCGGGCAAGCCCGCCGCCCTGAACCGGGGCATCGCCAACGCCCGGCACGACCTCATCGTCATGATGGACGGCGACACCGTCTTCGAGCCCTCCACGGTCGGTGAACTCGTCCAGCCCTTCGCCGACCCGCGGGTCGGCGCGGTCGCAGGCAACGCCAAGGTCGGCAACAAGGACACGCTCATCGGCGCCTGGCAGCACATCGAGTACGTGATGGGCTTCAACCTCGACCGCCGTATGTACGACGTCCTGCGCTGCATGCCGACGATCCCCGGGGCGGTGGGGGCGTTCCGCCGCGCCGCGCTCGACCGGGTCGGCGGCATGAGCGACGACACCCTCGCCGAGGACACCGACATCACCATGGCCATCCACCGGGACGGCTGGCACGTCGTGTACGCGGAGAAGGCGCGCGCCTGGACCGAGGCGCCCGAGTCCGTCCAACAGCTGTGGTCGCAGCGGTACCGCTGGTGCTACGGCACCATGCAGGCGATCTGGAAGCACCGCCGCGCCCTCGTCGAAAGCGGACCGTCGGGCCGCTTCGGCCGCGTCGGCCTGCCCCTCGTCTCCCTCTTCATGGTCGTCGCCCCGCTCCTCGCCCCGCTCATCGACCTCTTCCTCGTCTACGGCCTGATCTTCGGCCCCACCGGCAAGACGATCGCGGCCTGGTTCGGCGTCCTGACCGTCCAGGCGGGCTGCGCGGCGTACGCCTTCGTCCTGGACCGGGAACGCCTCACGCCCCTCATCTCGCTCCCGCTCCAGCAACTCCTCTACCGCCAGCTGATGTACATCGTCCTGCTCCAGTCCTGGATCACCGCCCTCACCGGCGGCCGGCTGCGCTGGCAGAAACTCCGCCGCAAGGGCCAGGTGGCGGCACCGCCCGGTGCGCCGGCGGCCACCATGGACGCAGGAGCGGCCTGATGAGCATCCGACCGACGGACGCCACGTCCGAGCTGCCCGAACTGCCCCCGCTCCCGCCGCCGACGCAGGACACCGGGCCGCGGCGGCACGGTCCCGAGGCGCAGGACCCGGAGCGCAACGGTCCCGACGGGGACGGTCCCGGGCATCAGAGTCCGCAGCAGCACAGTCCTGAGCAGCGGGGAGCGCGGAAGAAGGGGGGCGGCCGCGACCGCTACTTCGACCTCCTGCGGGCGGTCGCCCTCTTCCGGGTCGTCCTCTACCACCTGATGGGCTGGGCCTGGCTGCCCATCGTCTTCCCCTCCATGGGCGTGATGTTCGCGCTCGCCGGCAACCTGATGGCCCGCTCACTGGCCGGGCGGCCCGCGCTGGACGTCGTACGAGGCCGGCTGCGCAGGCTGCTGCCCCCGCTGTGGCTGCTGGGCGCGGTCGGCGTGACGGGCATGCTGCTGGGGGGCTGGGGCCCGGACGAAGAGGGGCACCCGGGCTGGTGGTGGTTCCACCTCGCCTACTGGATCCTGCCGCTGAGCGACCCGCCGTACGGCGAGGGCGTGCCCGGTGTGCACGGACTGATCGGCGACGGCTGGGCCGCCGACATCGGCGTTCCCCTCTGGTACATCCGCGCCTATCTCTGGTTCGTGCTGCTCTCCCCGCTGCTGCTGCGGGCCCTGCGCCGGCTGCCCTGGCCGACGATCGTCGCGCCCGTCGTCCTGTCCGCCGTGCTGGAGGCGGGCGTGCTCCCGGTGCCCGGCTGGCGGCTGGAGTCCCAGCTCAGCGACTTCGGCGCGTTCGGCGCGTGCTGGCTGCTGGGCATGGCGCACCAGGAAGGCATCCTGCGCCGCCTGCCCCGTTACGTGGTCCCGTCGCTGGCACCGGCGGTGGCGTCGGTCGGCCTCTGGTACGCCCTGGCCCATGACCTCAAGGAGGGGCACGACCTGGACGACATGCCCTTCGCCCAGTCCCTGTGGTCCTTCGCCGCGGTGCTGCTGCTCCTGCACCTCAGCCCGTCCTGGTCCGAGTGGCCGGGCCGGCTGCGCCGCTGGGAACGGTTGATCACCCTCCTCAACTCCCGGGCCGTGACGATCTATCTGTGGCACAACGTGTGCATCGGAGTCGTCGAGGCCCTGTGGGACCGGCTGTGGGCCATCTCGTGGCTGGAGACCGACGCACCGTGGGTGCTGGAGAGTCCGTGGGCGCAGCTCCCGGCGATCTGGCTGCTCACCGCGGTCTGCGTCGTCTGCTTCGGCTGGGTGGAGGATCTGGCGGCCCGTCGCAAGCCCCGTCTGTGGCCGGACGGACGGGCCGGCGCGGGAACCCACCGGGGCTGAACGGCACGCTCGGCCCCGAACAGCACCTGCGCGCGCGGCTGTACGCCGTTCGCCCCGTTCGGGGTGCGTCCGCCGAGAGCCCTGGTGAGCATGGCCCGGTATGCCCGTCAACCGGACGGGCCGGGGCCCTGGGCTTCGGGATGGAGGAACGTGAGCACGACGCGCCGGACGATCGTCCTTGCCATGACAGGCATGCTCGCCGCGGCACTCTCGGTCGGGACGGCCCTCGCCGGGCCCGTGGCCGACCACGGAGGACCCAAGCCGCCGGGGTCGACCCCTTCGCCGGGGGTTCCGGCCTACGGTGAGAAGCCGTCGCGGCCGGCCCGTCCGCCGGGGGTCCCGGCCTACGGTGAGAAGCCGAAGCCGAAGCCGAAGCCGTCGCGGCCGGTCCGTCCGCCGGGGGTTCCGGCCTACGGTGAGAAGCCGAAGCCGAAGCCGAAGCCGAAGCCGTCGCGGCCGGTCCGTCCGCCGGGGGTTCCGGCCTACGGTGAGAAGCCGAAGCCGCCGGGGTCTACCCCTCCACCGGGGGGTGGGGCCGGCGGTGAGGCGTGGGCATGGACCCAGCTGACCGGCCGGGGTACGCAGATCCGCTACGTGACCACCGACACCTCCGGGACGTGCCCCTCCGTGCGGTACACGGTGGGCGCCGTCAGGGCCGGCTACCAGATGCGGCTGCTGAGCCGTCCCGCGCCGCCGCAGTTCCCCACCACGGTGTGCGAGTTGGTCGTGCCGCTCGGGGCCCGTGCCGCGGTGCTCGCGCAGTCGACGGTCGCCGCGGCCGTGGTGCACCCCGCGAACCGTGAGCTTCCCCTGCCGAACTGGACCGCGACCACGCGTCCCCGCACCATCGGCGTGATCGGCGACACCGGCTGCCGCGTCACGACGCCGGGTCCCGACCAGGACTGCGCCAACCACCAGACCGGCTGGCCGTTC
This Streptomyces sp. NBC_00377 DNA region includes the following protein-coding sequences:
- a CDS encoding bifunctional polysaccharide deacetylase/glycosyltransferase family 2 protein — its product is MMAMLMLRGYVHSEILADYRIRPEAAADKVPQSVLDGGPVVDTRNGQQTSLDVPDRRIVLTFDDGPDPEWTPEVLDVLKKHHVHAVFFITGTMASRYPDLVRRMVDEGHEIGLHTFNHPDLSYQSKKRIDWELTQNQLALAGAAGIRTSLFRPPYSSSTDALDNASWPVTQYVGTRGYLTVFTTADSEDWRRPGVRQIIRNATPRGGQGAIVLMHDSGGDRHQTVQALDTYLPELQGKGYRFENLTEALEAPSAHTPVTGTDLWKGKAWVFLVEASDDATGVLVVGLAVIGVLVFARFGLMLLLSAMHTRRTRRKGFVWGPDAPVTEPASVLVPAYNEAKCIESTVRSLMKSEHPIEILVIDDGSSDGTARIVEDLHLPGVRVVRQLNAGKPAALNRGIANARHDLIVMMDGDTVFEPSTVGELVQPFADPRVGAVAGNAKVGNKDTLIGAWQHIEYVMGFNLDRRMYDVLRCMPTIPGAVGAFRRAALDRVGGMSDDTLAEDTDITMAIHRDGWHVVYAEKARAWTEAPESVQQLWSQRYRWCYGTMQAIWKHRRALVESGPSGRFGRVGLPLVSLFMVVAPLLAPLIDLFLVYGLIFGPTGKTIAAWFGVLTVQAGCAAYAFVLDRERLTPLISLPLQQLLYRQLMYIVLLQSWITALTGGRLRWQKLRRKGQVAAPPGAPAATMDAGAA
- a CDS encoding acyltransferase family protein, which encodes MSIRPTDATSELPELPPLPPPTQDTGPRRHGPEAQDPERNGPDGDGPGHQSPQQHSPEQRGARKKGGGRDRYFDLLRAVALFRVVLYHLMGWAWLPIVFPSMGVMFALAGNLMARSLAGRPALDVVRGRLRRLLPPLWLLGAVGVTGMLLGGWGPDEEGHPGWWWFHLAYWILPLSDPPYGEGVPGVHGLIGDGWAADIGVPLWYIRAYLWFVLLSPLLLRALRRLPWPTIVAPVVLSAVLEAGVLPVPGWRLESQLSDFGAFGACWLLGMAHQEGILRRLPRYVVPSLAPAVASVGLWYALAHDLKEGHDLDDMPFAQSLWSFAAVLLLLHLSPSWSEWPGRLRRWERLITLLNSRAVTIYLWHNVCIGVVEALWDRLWAISWLETDAPWVLESPWAQLPAIWLLTAVCVVCFGWVEDLAARRKPRLWPDGRAGAGTHRG